One stretch of Rosistilla oblonga DNA includes these proteins:
- a CDS encoding ASCH domain-containing protein, with product MSQPTRALSIRQPHAEAIMRGIKQIEYRSSATKIRERIYIYAGLGRYDANDEAEWMDDYGITDVACDDLPRGVIVGTVELHDSNGGEWYLRRPQRATTLRKPENRANPVWFKPFG from the coding sequence ATGAGCCAACCGACACGAGCACTCAGCATTCGCCAGCCGCACGCCGAAGCGATCATGCGTGGCATCAAGCAGATCGAATACCGCAGCTCCGCGACCAAGATCCGCGAGCGAATCTATATCTATGCGGGCCTGGGGCGGTACGACGCTAACGACGAAGCGGAATGGATGGACGATTACGGAATCACCGATGTCGCCTGCGATGATCTGCCGAGAGGTGTGATTGTGGGGACGGTGGAGCTGCACGATTCCAATGGCGGCGAGTGGTATCTCCGCCGCCCTCAACGCGCCACGACTTTACGTAAGCCGGAGAATCGCGCAAATCCGGTCTGGTTCAAACCATTTGGTTAG
- a CDS encoding amidohydrolase, producing MRPIAIIACCLFASASALAQPANLVLRGGKIVTVDETFRVVDAMAIRDGRIVATGDAAEIEAEIGPDTQIVELQGRMVLPGLIDSHVHPSNASTFESDHEIPQMDSIEDVLNYVRGRAKVVPKGEWIHLSQVFITRLREQRYPTRDELDSAAPEHPVSFRTGPDGSTNSLGLKENGIDKEFARKHPENVMVDPATGEPTGVLRKASAVFKSRPNRSAKKLTEAERDDRLKMLLDDYNRWGITGIIDRNCNDSARAQYARLLKSDRLQIRVRMSRSLNPNGDLAAIEKKLDTIAADPYFAGPDPRLGVIGVKVFEDGGMLTGSAYFNQPWGISTIYGIDDPHYRGMQYIDHQRLESLVRSCVQRNLAFTAHCQGDAAVDALVDAFEKVNAEIPVGPTRSTLTHSSFMSKRSIDTAAKIGIGVDLQPAWLYLDARTLVAQFGEPRLKYFIPLRSLFDAGVKAGGGSDHMQKIGSLRSVNPYNPFLGMWIAVTRTARWHDKPIHAEQAISRQQMIRFYTINNAWMMRNEHETGSLEPGKRADFVIVDTDLLTCSDDQIRETQVISTWIDGKPVYQSR from the coding sequence ATGAGACCGATCGCCATAATAGCCTGCTGCCTGTTCGCCTCCGCCAGTGCGTTAGCTCAACCCGCAAACCTCGTGCTCCGCGGTGGCAAGATCGTTACTGTCGATGAGACCTTTCGCGTCGTCGATGCGATGGCGATTCGCGATGGGCGGATCGTGGCGACCGGCGATGCAGCGGAAATCGAAGCAGAGATTGGGCCCGACACCCAAATCGTCGAATTGCAGGGGCGGATGGTTTTGCCCGGCCTGATCGATTCCCACGTCCACCCTAGCAATGCGAGCACCTTCGAATCGGATCACGAAATCCCGCAGATGGATTCGATCGAAGATGTCTTAAATTACGTCCGCGGTCGGGCCAAAGTCGTTCCCAAGGGAGAATGGATCCACCTCTCGCAAGTCTTCATCACACGCCTGCGAGAGCAACGCTATCCGACTCGCGACGAACTCGATTCGGCCGCCCCCGAACATCCCGTCTCTTTCCGGACCGGCCCCGACGGAAGCACCAATTCGCTGGGGCTGAAGGAAAACGGAATCGACAAGGAATTCGCTCGCAAACATCCCGAGAACGTGATGGTCGATCCGGCCACGGGCGAACCGACCGGCGTGTTGCGCAAAGCGTCCGCGGTCTTCAAATCGCGTCCGAATCGATCCGCGAAAAAGCTGACCGAAGCCGAACGCGACGACCGTCTGAAAATGCTGCTGGACGATTACAACCGCTGGGGCATCACAGGCATTATCGATCGCAATTGCAACGATTCGGCGCGAGCCCAGTATGCCCGCCTGCTGAAATCGGATCGTTTGCAGATCCGCGTGCGGATGTCGCGCAGCCTGAATCCAAACGGCGACCTCGCGGCGATTGAAAAGAAATTGGACACGATCGCTGCCGATCCTTATTTCGCTGGCCCCGATCCGAGACTTGGCGTGATCGGCGTGAAAGTTTTTGAAGATGGCGGCATGCTGACCGGCAGCGCGTACTTCAATCAACCGTGGGGCATCAGCACGATCTACGGCATCGACGACCCGCACTACCGGGGCATGCAATACATCGATCACCAGCGACTCGAATCGCTTGTCCGCAGTTGCGTTCAACGCAACCTCGCCTTCACCGCCCACTGCCAGGGAGACGCCGCTGTCGATGCGTTGGTCGATGCGTTTGAGAAGGTGAACGCCGAAATTCCCGTCGGTCCCACGCGATCGACGCTGACGCATTCGAGCTTCATGAGCAAACGCTCGATCGACACCGCGGCGAAGATTGGGATCGGCGTCGACTTGCAACCCGCCTGGCTGTACTTAGACGCCCGCACTTTGGTCGCTCAGTTCGGTGAACCGCGACTGAAATACTTCATCCCGCTGCGCAGCCTGTTCGATGCGGGCGTGAAGGCTGGTGGCGGCAGCGACCACATGCAGAAGATCGGATCGCTGCGGAGCGTGAATCCCTACAACCCGTTTCTTGGCATGTGGATCGCCGTCACGCGAACCGCTCGTTGGCACGACAAGCCAATCCACGCAGAACAGGCGATTTCGCGACAGCAGATGATTCGCTTCTACACGATCAACAATGCTTGGATGATGCGGAACGAACACGAGACGGGCTCGCTTGAACCGGGCAAGCGAGCCGATTTCGTCATCGTCGATACCGACCTGCTGACCTGCAGCGACGATCAGATTCGCGAGACTCAAGTCATCTCAACGTGGATCGATGGAAAACCGGTCTACCAATCGCGTTAA
- a CDS encoding GtrA family protein, translated as MIRASVSAPRASRAIRFLILSGVSFLGNLGITHALTQHAAWPAELAFAASLVIIFFVNFACCRWFVFQANEQPIATQLASFLTATICFRGLEYAAFLGLHSLLGIHYLIATATVLIAGFAAKFLFYNRFVFGRPNTATQP; from the coding sequence ATGATCCGGGCAAGCGTCAGTGCACCCCGAGCAAGCCGCGCGATCCGGTTCTTGATCCTCAGCGGCGTCAGCTTTCTCGGCAACCTTGGGATCACCCACGCCCTGACTCAGCACGCCGCGTGGCCCGCCGAACTGGCGTTTGCCGCCTCGCTAGTGATCATCTTTTTCGTCAACTTCGCCTGCTGTCGCTGGTTCGTTTTCCAAGCCAACGAACAACCGATCGCCACGCAACTCGCTTCGTTCCTGACCGCCACGATCTGCTTTCGTGGCCTGGAATACGCAGCGTTCTTGGGATTGCACAGCCTGCTGGGGATCCACTACCTGATCGCAACTGCAACGGTCTTGATCGCAGGCTTTGCGGCAAAGTTCCTGTTCTACAATCGGTTCGTCTTCGGCCGCCCGAACACAGCCACCCAACCGTAG
- a CDS encoding efflux RND transporter periplasmic adaptor subunit has product MLHSYSYPALGVALVCCLAVGCGDSGSQPSASERPVQKVTVMAAEETSVTDYVELVGRLAADKSVNIQSRVSGFLRSTHFEDGQRVKEGDLLFTIEPDEYDAIYNQALAQIDVAQAKLDVAEKTFGRSKELLANNAVSREEYDQDQATVAEAQAQLKAANADAARVKLDVGYTKITSPITGRVDRALLDDGNYVTGGFVGGTHLTTVVSDQPIKAVVNIDENVRLRVMRRQREMGGDGFKEANTLADLKIPCYLQLQDENDFPHEGVLDYAEIKIDQQTGTSQLRGLFPNKDGLLKPGMFVRVKIPVSDPHDAILIHDTAVGTDQATNFVYVVNSENKVEHRTVTLGDRKGNQRVVLSGIKPNESVVVAGLQLIQPGMTVDPTPQAK; this is encoded by the coding sequence ATGCTCCATAGCTACTCGTACCCAGCCCTTGGGGTTGCTCTGGTTTGTTGTCTCGCCGTCGGATGTGGCGACTCGGGCAGCCAACCATCCGCCTCGGAACGCCCGGTGCAGAAAGTGACCGTCATGGCGGCCGAAGAAACTTCCGTCACCGATTATGTCGAATTGGTCGGGCGGTTGGCTGCTGATAAAAGCGTCAACATCCAGTCGCGGGTTTCGGGGTTCCTGCGGTCGACTCATTTCGAGGACGGCCAGCGAGTCAAAGAAGGGGACTTGCTGTTCACGATCGAACCGGACGAATACGACGCGATCTACAACCAAGCGTTGGCTCAAATCGACGTCGCCCAAGCCAAACTGGACGTTGCTGAGAAGACGTTCGGGCGATCGAAAGAACTGCTGGCCAACAACGCGGTATCGCGCGAGGAATACGATCAGGATCAAGCCACGGTTGCCGAAGCCCAAGCCCAGCTGAAGGCGGCCAATGCGGATGCCGCCCGCGTTAAGCTAGATGTCGGCTACACAAAAATCACGTCGCCGATCACCGGCCGCGTCGACCGCGCTTTGCTGGACGATGGCAACTACGTCACCGGCGGCTTCGTTGGCGGGACGCATTTGACGACAGTCGTCAGCGATCAACCGATCAAAGCCGTCGTCAACATCGATGAAAACGTTCGCTTGCGCGTCATGCGTCGCCAACGCGAAATGGGTGGCGACGGCTTCAAGGAGGCCAACACATTGGCGGACTTGAAGATTCCGTGCTACCTGCAACTGCAAGACGAAAACGACTTCCCGCACGAGGGTGTGCTGGACTACGCCGAGATCAAGATCGACCAACAGACAGGCACGTCGCAGCTGCGGGGACTGTTCCCCAACAAAGACGGTTTGCTGAAACCGGGGATGTTTGTCCGCGTGAAGATTCCAGTTTCGGATCCCCATGATGCGATCCTGATTCACGACACCGCGGTTGGAACCGACCAAGCGACCAACTTTGTCTACGTCGTGAATTCGGAAAACAAAGTCGAACACCGGACGGTGACGCTGGGGGACCGCAAGGGAAACCAGCGCGTCGTGCTATCGGGAATCAAGCCCAACGAATCGGTCGTGGTCGCGGGACTGCAATTGATCCAACCCGGCATGACCGTCGATCCAACACCGCAGGCGAAATAG
- a CDS encoding SGNH/GDSL hydrolase family protein, giving the protein MYRSLLSLVLLGLATPCVFAQPAATHKTEPTTAEEAAAQKAKEQAELEAKYQAWVATLSPARQAWERTLQSELGGFYLPIHQRQKIAGQANAWDFVEDDPTLPRVLLIGDSVSRAYTETVRKELAGIANVHRAPANCGPTSTGLKKLDIWLGDGKWDLIHFNFGIHDRSTPIADYKSRLEQLVQRMQQTGATVVWASSTPIPDVPGKFTAASMVDRNAAAAEVMKEHSVAIDDLFTAITPRLAELQNPNDVHFTGPGNRFLGQQVAAFLKSQLAQNSDAKP; this is encoded by the coding sequence ATGTACCGCAGCTTGCTCTCGCTCGTCCTACTCGGTCTCGCCACTCCGTGCGTCTTTGCGCAACCCGCGGCAACGCACAAGACCGAACCGACCACTGCCGAGGAAGCGGCGGCGCAGAAAGCGAAAGAGCAAGCGGAACTGGAAGCGAAGTATCAAGCCTGGGTCGCCACCCTCTCGCCGGCACGCCAGGCGTGGGAACGGACGCTGCAGTCGGAACTGGGCGGCTTCTATCTGCCGATCCATCAACGCCAGAAGATCGCCGGTCAAGCCAACGCGTGGGACTTCGTCGAAGACGATCCCACGCTGCCGCGGGTGCTGTTGATCGGCGACTCGGTTTCGCGAGCCTACACCGAAACGGTCCGCAAGGAACTTGCCGGGATCGCCAACGTCCATCGCGCTCCAGCCAACTGCGGCCCCACATCGACAGGTCTGAAAAAACTCGACATCTGGCTGGGCGATGGCAAGTGGGATCTGATCCATTTCAACTTTGGGATTCACGACCGATCGACACCAATCGCGGATTACAAATCGCGTCTGGAACAACTGGTGCAGCGGATGCAGCAGACCGGCGCCACTGTCGTCTGGGCCAGCAGCACACCGATTCCCGACGTCCCCGGCAAATTCACGGCCGCTTCGATGGTCGATCGGAACGCGGCCGCTGCCGAAGTCATGAAAGAGCATTCGGTTGCGATCGACGACCTCTTCACCGCGATCACGCCACGCCTGGCCGAATTGCAGAACCCCAACGACGTTCACTTCACCGGCCCCGGCAACCGATTCCTCGGCCAACAAGTCGCCGCCTTCCTCAAATCGCAACTAGCGCAGAACAGCGACGCAAAACCTTAA
- a CDS encoding class I SAM-dependent methyltransferase yields MSTITEIESSADPKPTSADSATEANALGGESSFEKRDRELFDTIAGKYAAKDRSPSARPARRQRLLQTLGALPERSLHGKRILEVGCGAGYSVDYLPADYDCYLGIDYSEMLIDLARSERQTDRATFATTNARDLKTDEPFDIIFMIGVLHHMDQMDEVVENLVSLLAPGGWLVVNEPQPSNPIVGIARRLRKQVDASYSDEQLELTGREMENCFADAGLTSLRQRPQGLLSTPFAEVPMNPSWLTAPASRIACGLDRGIEAIAGRLLTPLTWNVIVAGQMPTDPQSTPQNSRTPSE; encoded by the coding sequence ATGTCAACGATCACCGAAATCGAATCCTCAGCCGACCCAAAACCGACCTCGGCGGATTCGGCAACCGAGGCGAACGCCCTCGGCGGAGAATCAAGCTTCGAGAAACGCGACCGCGAACTGTTCGACACGATTGCGGGAAAGTATGCCGCCAAAGATAGATCGCCGTCGGCCCGCCCGGCGCGACGACAACGCCTACTGCAAACGCTCGGTGCACTCCCCGAGCGGTCGCTGCACGGCAAACGCATCCTCGAAGTTGGCTGCGGTGCCGGATATTCGGTCGATTACCTACCCGCCGATTACGACTGCTACCTGGGCATCGATTACTCCGAGATGCTGATCGATCTGGCCCGCAGCGAACGCCAAACCGATCGAGCGACCTTCGCCACGACAAACGCTCGCGACCTGAAAACCGACGAACCGTTTGACATCATCTTCATGATCGGTGTCCTGCATCACATGGACCAGATGGACGAAGTCGTCGAGAACCTGGTGTCGCTGCTGGCACCTGGTGGATGGCTGGTCGTGAACGAACCGCAACCGAGCAATCCGATTGTCGGAATCGCTCGCCGGTTGAGAAAACAGGTCGACGCCAGCTACTCCGACGAGCAACTGGAACTGACCGGCCGCGAGATGGAAAACTGCTTCGCCGACGCCGGCCTGACGTCGCTTCGCCAACGACCGCAAGGACTGCTGTCGACACCGTTTGCCGAAGTCCCAATGAATCCATCATGGCTGACCGCTCCTGCATCGCGGATCGCCTGCGGCCTGGATCGTGGAATCGAAGCGATCGCCGGACGGCTGCTGACACCGCTGACCTGGAACGTGATCGTCGCCGGACAAATGCCGACCGATCCACAATCGACGCCTCAGAATTCGCGGACTCCTTCGGAATGA
- a CDS encoding efflux RND transporter permease subunit, with protein MSQFFITRPIFACVISVLIVLAGSIFVWTLPIAQYPEITPPSVLVTTKYPGASSEVVADTVAAPIEQQVTGVENMLYMSSQSTNDGGYSLTVTFAVGTDLDMAQVLVQNRVNLATPVLPAEVKSNGVSVVKASSNALLAVNLFSPDQSRDQLYLSNYATIRIKDELARINGVGNITIIGQRDYSMRVWLDPSRMTVLGLTARDVISALQEQNVQVAAGSLGRPPVPQGLDFQYTLKTLGRLTSPEQFSAIVIKTGEDGQIVRLSDVVTERRTDDSGKQFGGIDFGAGFEDTMCNLDGVPASGLMIYQLPGSNALDTADAVRAKMNELRQRFPAGIEYSISYDTTPFISESIFEVFKSLRDAILLVAVVVMLFLQSWRAAIIPLIAVPVAIIGTFAVMAGIGFSLNNLSLFGLVLAIGIVVDDAIVVVEAIEHKLEHGATPVEAAQQAMHEVTTPIIAISLVLMCVFIPCLFITGITGQFFQQFAATIAVSTFFSAINSLTLSPALSALLLRPKSEQRDPLTRVLNFLFGWFFDLFNRFFGTMSDAYARSAGWLLRLSVVVLVVYAGLLWGTYKGMTTVPTGFVPAQDKGYLLVDVQLPDSASLERSEEVVKQLSRIMLGERSGNSELLSQRVQADKTGKESHAEGEVPGEETEGLAGINHTLEIVGQSIVQNAVGSNFASIFVLLDPFHDREGASLYSEQIATRIRKLAATEILDARVSVFGPPPVDGLGSGGGFKIIVRDIGQLGLTELEKATTQLSIKGSSEPTILGMRSGFRANTPQMFIDVDREKCKSMNVSLSEVFTTLQTYLGGYYVNDFNAFGRTWQVNLQADPLYRLTPDQITQLYVRSQSGQMVPLGTLVRVEDTTGPAAVMRYNGFTATAINGVAMPGVSSGDTIKIVEKVVAETLPFGFDTQWTELTFLQIQAGNTALIVFALAVVLVFLVLAAQYESLKLPLAVVLVVPMCLLCAVIGIALTGRDINIFVQIGFIVLVGLASKNAILIVEFAKEQQMAGLSKFDATIQACRLRLRPIIMTSLAFILGVVPLALASGAGAEMRSTLGIAVFSGMLGVTFFGIFLTPVFYYVLASPTPEPPPTDEA; from the coding sequence ATGTCGCAATTTTTCATCACGCGCCCCATCTTCGCCTGTGTCATCTCGGTCCTGATCGTCTTGGCGGGCAGCATCTTCGTCTGGACGCTGCCGATTGCTCAATACCCCGAGATCACGCCGCCATCGGTTTTGGTGACGACGAAATACCCGGGAGCGAGCAGCGAAGTTGTGGCCGATACCGTCGCCGCGCCGATCGAGCAGCAGGTGACCGGCGTCGAAAACATGCTGTATATGTCCAGCCAATCGACCAACGATGGCGGCTACTCGTTGACCGTCACGTTTGCCGTCGGCACCGATCTCGACATGGCTCAGGTGTTGGTGCAGAACCGCGTCAACCTGGCCACGCCCGTCCTGCCAGCCGAGGTCAAAAGCAACGGCGTTTCGGTGGTAAAAGCCTCCTCCAACGCGCTGCTTGCGGTGAACCTGTTTTCGCCCGACCAGTCGCGAGACCAGTTGTATTTGAGCAACTATGCCACGATCCGGATCAAAGATGAACTGGCCCGGATCAACGGCGTCGGCAACATCACGATCATCGGCCAACGCGATTACAGCATGCGAGTCTGGCTAGATCCCAGCCGCATGACGGTCTTAGGTTTGACGGCCAGAGACGTGATATCAGCGCTGCAAGAACAGAACGTCCAAGTTGCCGCCGGATCCCTGGGACGGCCGCCGGTTCCCCAAGGCCTGGACTTTCAATACACATTAAAGACGCTGGGGCGGCTCACGTCGCCGGAACAGTTTTCAGCGATCGTGATCAAGACGGGCGAGGACGGCCAGATCGTCCGACTTAGCGATGTCGTCACCGAAAGACGAACCGACGACAGCGGCAAGCAGTTCGGCGGAATCGACTTTGGCGCCGGCTTCGAAGACACGATGTGTAATCTCGATGGCGTACCGGCATCGGGACTGATGATCTATCAACTGCCGGGATCCAACGCGTTGGACACCGCCGATGCCGTCCGCGCCAAGATGAATGAATTGCGGCAGCGGTTCCCGGCGGGCATCGAATATTCGATCAGCTACGACACCACGCCCTTTATCTCCGAATCGATCTTCGAAGTCTTCAAGTCGCTGCGCGATGCGATCCTGTTGGTCGCCGTCGTTGTGATGCTGTTCCTGCAATCGTGGCGAGCGGCGATCATTCCGCTGATCGCCGTTCCAGTCGCGATCATCGGTACCTTTGCCGTCATGGCCGGCATCGGATTCAGCCTCAACAACCTCTCGCTGTTCGGACTGGTCCTCGCGATCGGAATCGTGGTCGACGACGCGATCGTGGTCGTCGAAGCGATCGAACACAAGCTGGAGCATGGCGCGACGCCTGTCGAAGCGGCGCAACAAGCGATGCACGAGGTGACGACGCCGATCATCGCGATCTCGTTGGTTCTGATGTGCGTCTTCATCCCTTGCCTGTTCATCACGGGAATCACCGGCCAGTTCTTTCAGCAGTTCGCCGCGACGATCGCTGTGTCCACCTTCTTCAGCGCCATCAACTCGCTAACCCTCAGCCCCGCGTTGAGCGCATTGCTGCTGCGTCCTAAATCGGAACAGCGCGATCCGCTGACCCGCGTGCTCAATTTTCTGTTCGGATGGTTCTTCGACCTGTTCAACCGTTTCTTCGGCACCATGTCCGACGCTTACGCTCGGTCCGCCGGTTGGTTGCTGCGACTTTCGGTCGTGGTGCTGGTCGTCTACGCCGGCCTGCTGTGGGGAACCTATAAAGGGATGACCACGGTTCCCACCGGCTTTGTTCCGGCTCAGGACAAAGGCTATCTGCTTGTCGACGTGCAACTGCCCGATTCCGCTTCGCTGGAACGCAGCGAAGAAGTCGTGAAGCAACTCAGCCGCATCATGCTCGGTGAACGCAGCGGCAACAGCGAACTACTGAGCCAACGCGTGCAGGCTGACAAGACGGGGAAAGAGTCGCATGCGGAAGGCGAAGTTCCAGGCGAGGAGACCGAAGGCCTGGCCGGGATCAACCATACCCTGGAAATTGTCGGCCAATCGATCGTCCAGAATGCCGTGGGATCGAACTTCGCGTCGATCTTCGTCCTGCTGGATCCGTTCCACGATCGCGAGGGAGCGTCGCTCTATTCCGAACAGATCGCGACTCGGATCCGCAAGCTCGCCGCCACCGAAATTCTCGACGCCCGCGTTTCAGTCTTTGGACCGCCGCCAGTCGACGGCTTGGGCAGCGGCGGCGGTTTCAAAATCATCGTCCGCGATATCGGCCAACTGGGGCTGACCGAACTGGAGAAAGCGACGACCCAGCTGTCGATAAAAGGCTCCAGCGAGCCGACGATCCTCGGCATGCGAAGCGGCTTCCGGGCCAACACGCCGCAGATGTTTATCGACGTCGATCGCGAAAAGTGCAAATCGATGAACGTCTCGCTCAGCGAAGTCTTCACGACGCTGCAAACCTATCTGGGCGGATATTACGTCAACGACTTCAACGCCTTCGGCCGCACCTGGCAGGTCAATCTGCAAGCCGATCCGCTGTACCGATTGACTCCCGATCAAATCACGCAACTGTACGTTCGCAGCCAGTCGGGACAAATGGTGCCGCTGGGAACGCTGGTTCGCGTCGAAGACACGACCGGCCCCGCCGCCGTGATGCGTTACAACGGATTCACCGCCACCGCGATCAATGGCGTCGCGATGCCCGGCGTCAGCTCCGGCGATACGATCAAGATCGTCGAGAAAGTGGTCGCCGAGACCCTGCCGTTTGGCTTTGACACCCAGTGGACCGAACTCACCTTCCTGCAGATCCAAGCGGGCAACACGGCGCTAATCGTCTTCGCCCTCGCCGTCGTCCTCGTCTTCCTGGTCCTCGCGGCTCAATACGAGAGCCTGAAGCTGCCGCTGGCCGTTGTGTTGGTCGTCCCGATGTGTTTGCTGTGTGCAGTGATCGGGATCGCGCTGACCGGCCGCGACATCAACATCTTTGTTCAGATTGGTTTTATCGTCCTGGTCGGTCTGGCTAGTAAAAACGCGATCTTGATCGTTGAATTTGCCAAGGAGCAGCAGATGGCGGGATTGAGTAAATTCGACGCCACGATCCAAGCGTGCCGCCTGCGTTTGCGGCCGATCATCATGACCTCGCTCGCCTTTATCCTGGGCGTTGTCCCGTTGGCCCTGGCCAGCGGTGCTGGAGCGGAGATGCGATCGACGCTTGGTATCGCCGTCTTCTCAGGAATGTTAGGCGTGACCTTCTTCGGGATCTTCCTGACTCCCGTCTTTTATTACGTCCTGGCCAGCCCAACGCCCGAGCCCCCACCGACTGACGAAGCGTAA
- a CDS encoding TAXI family TRAP transporter solute-binding subunit has protein sequence MALMLQISQHRALVASLVLSALMLGCKKSDSTGDGGATGGRQFLSMGTAPVGGAFPVVGGAIAEVLNEHKGTVDWKVQAKGTKGSQENIRRLQQAELELALSNAAISYFAARGEAGWDKVYDIRAIATLAPNVALFIARADSGIQSIADLKGKRVITGPAGAGFQQFVEPILAEHGVAWDEITSLNATQSGAVDQLGDGAADAAFLGGAVPTGSITQAASTFDVTYIPFDESARQKLIEKYAFFHPATIPGGTYKGLDNDFLGLNVGSMHLITAASQSDELIYEVTKSIWENRAEIAGKHPAGKAINEKNVARNTGIEYHPGAIKFYEEVGVLEAAEKPAAEEAPAADAPAEAPAAAE, from the coding sequence ATGGCTCTAATGCTCCAAATTTCGCAACATCGTGCGCTTGTCGCTTCGCTGGTTTTGTCCGCTCTGATGCTGGGTTGCAAGAAGAGCGACAGCACTGGCGATGGCGGTGCCACTGGCGGACGTCAGTTCTTGAGCATGGGAACCGCTCCGGTCGGCGGTGCCTTTCCCGTCGTCGGCGGCGCGATCGCTGAGGTCTTGAACGAACACAAGGGGACCGTCGATTGGAAGGTCCAAGCCAAGGGGACCAAGGGCTCGCAAGAGAACATCCGCCGATTGCAGCAAGCGGAATTGGAGCTAGCGCTCTCCAACGCCGCGATCTCCTACTTCGCCGCGCGTGGCGAAGCGGGTTGGGACAAGGTTTACGACATTCGTGCGATCGCGACGCTGGCACCTAACGTGGCACTCTTCATCGCACGAGCCGATTCGGGGATTCAATCGATCGCCGATCTGAAAGGCAAACGCGTGATCACCGGACCTGCCGGTGCCGGATTCCAACAGTTCGTCGAACCGATCCTAGCCGAGCATGGTGTCGCTTGGGATGAGATCACTTCGCTGAACGCCACGCAAAGTGGAGCTGTCGATCAATTGGGCGACGGCGCCGCCGATGCTGCATTTTTGGGCGGAGCGGTTCCAACGGGATCGATCACTCAAGCTGCCAGCACGTTCGACGTGACCTACATTCCGTTCGACGAATCGGCTCGCCAAAAGCTGATCGAGAAGTACGCCTTCTTCCACCCTGCGACGATTCCCGGCGGAACCTATAAAGGACTCGACAACGATTTCTTGGGACTGAACGTCGGTTCGATGCACTTGATCACCGCGGCATCGCAGAGCGACGAACTGATTTATGAAGTCACCAAGTCGATCTGGGAAAACCGAGCGGAGATCGCCGGCAAGCATCCTGCGGGCAAAGCGATCAACGAAAAGAATGTCGCTCGCAATACCGGGATCGAATATCACCCCGGTGCCATCAAGTTCTACGAAGAGGTAGGCGTCTTGGAGGCTGCGGAAAAGCCAGCTGCTGAAGAAGCTCCCGCAGCAGACGCGCCAGCCGAAGCACCCGCAGCGGCTGAGTAG
- a CDS encoding glycosyltransferase family 2 protein, with product MTPWVAYAMQTEPTFPEFLTTLITQEVEQGGATEESLPPQRPHYSVIVPCYNEAGALPDAIVQLRHMLIGPQRVEMIVVDDGSTDGTAEKLQQIKQSYPDIVVLTHPENRGYGAALKTGIRHASAPLIVITDADGTYPNQRIGELVKLAENYDMVVGSRTGKDVHYSKIRSIPKFFLKGYASWIANRKIPDLNSGLRVFRKETAEKFIHMYSDGFSFTTTSTLAFMTNGHSVHYEPISYAHRIGQSKIKPIRDTLRFVQLIMRMGMYFAPLRVLGPFCALMLAGFTISLGYDVFFLGDLTEKTLMLLLFGMNTTFFALLADMIDKRSH from the coding sequence ATGACTCCTTGGGTTGCCTACGCGATGCAAACCGAACCGACGTTCCCCGAATTCCTGACGACGTTGATCACGCAAGAAGTAGAGCAGGGGGGAGCGACCGAAGAATCTCTGCCGCCACAGCGACCGCACTACTCGGTGATCGTCCCCTGCTACAACGAAGCCGGTGCGTTGCCCGATGCGATCGTCCAGTTGCGGCACATGCTGATCGGCCCGCAACGCGTCGAGATGATCGTCGTCGACGACGGATCGACTGACGGCACGGCGGAAAAGCTGCAACAGATCAAACAATCGTATCCCGACATCGTGGTGCTCACCCATCCCGAAAACCGCGGCTACGGTGCGGCCCTAAAAACGGGGATCCGCCACGCGTCGGCTCCGCTGATCGTGATCACCGACGCCGACGGAACCTATCCGAACCAACGGATCGGCGAACTCGTGAAACTCGCCGAGAACTACGACATGGTCGTCGGCTCGCGAACCGGCAAAGACGTCCATTACTCCAAGATCCGCAGCATCCCCAAGTTCTTCCTGAAGGGATACGCGTCGTGGATCGCGAACCGCAAGATCCCCGACCTGAACTCGGGTTTGCGCGTCTTCAGAAAGGAGACGGCGGAGAAGTTCATCCACATGTATTCCGACGGCTTCAGCTTCACCACGACCAGCACGCTGGCCTTCATGACCAACGGGCACAGCGTTCATTACGAACCGATCAGTTACGCACACCGGATCGGCCAATCGAAGATCAAACCGATCCGCGACACGCTGCGATTTGTGCAATTGATCATGCGGATGGGGATGTATTTCGCACCGCTGCGCGTGCTGGGACCGTTCTGCGCGTTAATGCTCGCCGGATTCACCATCTCGCTCGGTTATGACGTATTCTTCTTAGGCGATCTGACCGAGAAGACGTTGATGCTGTTGCTGTTTGGAATGAACACAACGTTTTTCGCACTTCTGGCCGATATGATCGACAAACGGAGCCATTGA